One genomic window of Muntiacus reevesi chromosome 4, mMunRee1.1, whole genome shotgun sequence includes the following:
- the BRPF1 gene encoding peregrin isoform X4: MGVDFDVKTFCHNLRATKPPYECPVETCRKVYKSYSGIEYHLYHYDHDNPPPPQQTPLRKHKKKGRQSRPANKQSPSPSEVSQSPSREVMSYAQAQRMVEVDLHGRVHRISIFDNLDVVSEDEEAPEEAPENGSNKENTETPAATPKSSKHKNKEKRKDSNHHHHHNASASTTPKLPEVVYRELEQDTPDAPPRPTSYYRYIEKSAEELDEEVEYDMDEEDYIWLDIMNERRKTEGVSPIPQEIFEYLMDRLEKESYFESHNKGDPNALVDEDAVCCICNDGECQNSNVILFCDMCNLAVHQECYGVPYIPEGQWLCRRCLQSPSRAVDCALCPNKGGAFKQTDDGRWAHVVCALWIPEVCFANTVFLEPIDSIEHIPPARWKLTCYICKQRGSGACIQCHKANCYTAFHVTCAQQAGLYMKMEPVRETGANGTSFSVRKTAYCDIHTPPGSARRLPALSHSEGEEDEEEEEDEGKSWSSEKVKKAKAKSRIKMKKARKILAEKRAAAPVVSVPCIPPHRLSKITNRLTIQRKSQFMQRLHSYWTLKRQSRNGVPLLRRLQTHLQSQRNCDQVGRDSEDKNWALKEQLKSWQRLRHDLERARLLVELIRKREKLKRETIKVQQIAMEMQLTPFLILLRKTLEQLQEKDTGNIFSEPVPLSEVTELDEVPDYLDHIKKPMDFFTMKQNLEAYRYLNFDDFEEDFNLIVSNCLKYNAKDTIFYRAAVRLREQGGAVLRQARRQAEKMGIDFETGMHIPHSLTGDEAPHHTEDAEEERLVLLENQKHLPVEEQLKLLLERLDEVNASKQSVGRSRRAKMIKKEMTALRRKLAHQRETGRDGPERHGPSSRGSLTPHPAACDKDGQTDSAAEESSSQETSKDLPANGFSGGNQPVKKSFLVYRNDCSLPRSSSDSESSSSSSSSAASDRTSTTPSKQGRGKPSFSRGTFPEDSSEDTSGTENEAYSVGAGRGVGHSIVRKSLGRGAGWLSEDEDSPLDALDLVWAKCRGYPSYPALIIDPKMPREGMFHHGVPIPVPPLEVLKLGEQMTQEAREHLYLVLFFDNKRTWQWLPRTKLVPLGVNQDLDKEKMLEGRKSNIRKSVQIAYHRALQHRSKVQGEQSSETSDSD, translated from the exons ATGGGGGTGGACTTTGACGTGAAGACTTTCTGCCACAACTTGCGGGCCACTAAGCCACCCTATGAGTGCCCCGTGGAGACCTGCCGCAAGGTCTACAAGAGTTACAGTGGTATTGAGTACCATCTGTACCACTATGACCATGACAACCCACCGCCCCCACAGCAGACGCCACTCCGAAAGCACAAGAAGAAGGGGCGCCAGTCACGCCCAGCCAACAAGCAGTCGCCCAGCCCCTCAGAGGTATCCCAGTCACCCAGCCGTGAGGTGATGAGTTACGCACAGGCCCAGCGCATGGTGGAAGTGGACTTGCACGGCCGCGTGCACCGCATCAGCATCTTTGACAACCTGGATGTGGTGTCTGAGGATGAGGAGGCCCCCGAGGAGGCCCCTGAGAACGGCAGCAACAAGGAGAACACCGAGACACCGGCCGCTACTCCCAAGTCAAGCAAGCATAAGAACAAAGAGAAACGCAAGGActccaaccatcaccaccaccacaacgcTTCTGCCAGCACCACTCCCAAGCTGCCAGAGGTGGTCTACCGGGAGTTGGAGCAGGACACCCCTGATGCCCCGCCCCGGCCGACTTCCTATTACCG GTATATTGAGAAGTCGGCCGAGGAGCTGGATGAGGAAGTTGAGTACGACATGGATGAGGAGGACTACATCTGGCTAGATATCATGAACGAGCGGCGGAAGACGGAGGGTGTGAGTCCCATTCCGCAGGAGATCTTTGAGTACCTAATGGACCGGCTGGAGAAAGAGTCGTACTTTGAGAGCCACAATAAAGGCGACCCCAATGCGCTCGTAGACGAGGATGCTGTGTGCTGTATCTGCAATGACGGCGAGTGTCAGAACAGCAATGTCATCCTTTTCTGCGACATGTGCAACCTGGCCGTGCACCAGGAGTGCTACGGTGTCCCCTACATCCCTGAGGGCCAGTGGCTGTGCCGCCGCTGCCTGCAGTCACCCTCCCGCGCTGTGGACTGCGCCTTGTGCCCCAACAAAGGTGGTGCCTTCAAGCAGACAGATGATGGGCGCTGGGCCCATGTGGTGTGTGCCCTCTGGATCCCCGAGGTCTGCTTTGCCAACACGGTCTTCCTGGAGCCCATTGACAGCATTGAGCACATCCCGCCTGCACGCTGGAAGCTGACCTGCTACATTTGCAAACAGCGGGGCTCAGGGGCCTGCATCCAGTGCCACAAGGCCAACTGCTACACAGCCTTCCACGTGACGTGTGCCCAACAGGCTGGCCTTTACATGAAGATGGAGCCTGTGCGGGAGACAGGTGCCAATGGCACCTCCTTCAGCGTCCGCAAGACCGCCTACTGCGACATCCACACACCCCCAGGTTCAGCACGCCGCCTGCCTGCCCTGTCTCACAGTGAAGgggaggaggatgaggaggaggaggaagatgagggTAAGAGTTGGAGCTCAGAGAAGGTCAAGAAGGCCAAGGCCAAGTCCCGGATCAAGATGAAGAAGGCTCGGAAGATCCTGGCAGAGAAACGGGCAGCGGCCCCCGTGGTGTCTGTGCCTTGCATTCCACCACACAG GCTCAGTAAAATCACTAACCGCCTGACCATCCAGAGGAAGAGCCAGTTCATGCAGAGGCTGCACAGCTACTGGACGCTGAAGAGGCAGTCGCGGAATGGGGTCCCGCTGCTGCGTCGCCTGCAGACCCACCTGCAATCTCAGAGGAACTGTGACCAAGTCGGG AGAGATTCCGAGGACAAGAACTGGGCCCTCAAAGAACAGCTTAAGTCCTGGCAGCGGCTTCGGCATGACCTGGAGCGAGCACGGCTGCTGGTGGAGCTGATTCGCAAGCGGGAGAAACTCAAAAGGGAGACG ATCAAGGTCCAACAGATCGCCATGGAGATGCAGCTGACCCCCTTCCTCATCCTCCTTCGAAAAACCTTGGAGCAGCTCCAAGAGAAGGACACGGGCAACATCTTCAGCGAGCCGGTCCCTCTGTCTGAGGTAACCGAATTGGACGAA GTACCTGACTACCTCGACCACATCAAAAAGCCTATGGACTTTTTCACCATGAAGCAGAACCTGGAGGCTTACCGCTACCTGAACTTTGATGATTTTGAGGAGGACTTCAACCTCATCGTCAGCAACTGCCTCAAGTATAATGCCAAGGATACCATCTTCTACCGGGCAGCAGTGCGGCTCCGTGAGCAGGGTGGCGCGGTGCTCCGCCAGGCCCGGCGCCAGGCAGAAAAAATGGGCATTGACTTTGAGACGGGCATGCATATCCCCCACAGCCTGACTGGAGACGAGGCCCCACACCACACCGAAGATG CAGAGGAAGAGCGGCTGGTCCTGCTAGAGAACCAGAAGCACCTGCCAGTGGAAGAGCAGCTAAAGTTGCTGCTTGAACGGCTGGATGAGGTGAACGCCAGCAAGCAGAGCGTGGGCCGCTCTCGGCGCGCCAAGATGATCAAGAAAGAGATGACAGCACTGCGGAGGAAGCTTGCCCACCAGCGGGAGACTGGACGGGATGGGCCTGAGCGACACGGCCCTTCCAGCCGGGGCAGCCTGACACCCCACCCAGCGGCCTGTGACAAGGACGGGCAGACAGACAGTGCCGCCGAGGAGAGCAGCAGCCAGGAGACAAGCAAAG ACTTACCAGCCAATGGCTTCAGCGGTGGAAACCAGCCAGTAAAGAAGAGTTTCTTGGTGTATCGTAACGACTGCAGCCTTCCTCGGAGCAGCTCAGACTCAGAAtccagcagcagtagcagcagcagtgctgcCTCCGACCGGACCAG CACAACACCTTCAAAACAAGGCCGGGGCAAGCCCTCCTTCTCTCGGGGCACATTCCCAGAGGACAGCAGCGAAGATACCTCAGGCACTGAGAATGAGGCCTACTCCGTGGGCGCTGGCCGCGGCGTGGGCCACAGCA TTGTAAGGAAGAGTCTGGGCCGGGGAGCTGGCTGGCTATCAGAGGATGAGGACTCCCCCCTGGATGCTCTGGACCTGGTGTGGGCCAAATGCCGAGGGTATCCATCATACCCAGCTCTG ATCATTGATCCAAAGATGCCCCGGGAAGGTATGTTCCACCATGGGGTTCCCATCCCTGTGCCCCCATTGGAGGTGCTAAAACTTGGGGAACAGATGACCCAAGAAGCCCGAGAGCATCTCTACCTCGTCCTCTTCTTTGACAACAAGAGAACCTG GCAGTGGCTGCCCAGGACTAAGCTGGTTCCTCTGGGCGTGAACCAGGACCTTGACAAGGAGAAGATGCTGGAGGGCCGGAAATCTAACATCCGCAAGTCAGTCCAGATAGCCTACCACAGGGCCCTGCAGCACCGCAGCAAGGTGCAGGGCGAGCAGAGCAGCGAGACCAGCGACAGCGACTGA
- the BRPF1 gene encoding peregrin isoform X1, translated as MGVDFDVKTFCHNLRATKPPYECPVETCRKVYKSYSGIEYHLYHYDHDNPPPPQQTPLRKHKKKGRQSRPANKQSPSPSEVSQSPSREVMSYAQAQRMVEVDLHGRVHRISIFDNLDVVSEDEEAPEEAPENGSNKENTETPAATPKSSKHKNKEKRKDSNHHHHHNASASTTPKLPEVVYRELEQDTPDAPPRPTSYYRYIEKSAEELDEEVEYDMDEEDYIWLDIMNERRKTEGVSPIPQEIFEYLMDRLEKESYFESHNKGDPNALVDEDAVCCICNDGECQNSNVILFCDMCNLAVHQECYGVPYIPEGQWLCRRCLQSPSRAVDCALCPNKGGAFKQTDDGRWAHVVCALWIPEVCFANTVFLEPIDSIEHIPPARWKLTCYICKQRGSGACIQCHKANCYTAFHVTCAQQAGLYMKMEPVRETGANGTSFSVRKTAYCDIHTPPGSARRLPALSHSEGEEDEEEEEDEGKSWSSEKVKKAKAKSRIKMKKARKILAEKRAAAPVVSVPCIPPHRLSKITNRLTIQRKSQFMQRLHSYWTLKRQSRNGVPLLRRLQTHLQSQRNCDQVGRDSEDKNWALKEQLKSWQRLRHDLERARLLVELIRKREKLKRETIKVQQIAMEMQLTPFLILLRKTLEQLQEKDTGNIFSEPVPLSEVPDYLDHIKKPMDFFTMKQNLEAYRYLNFDDFEEDFNLIVSNCLKYNAKDTIFYRAAVRLREQGGAVLRQARRQAEKMGIDFETGMHIPHSLTGDEAPHHTEDAEEERLVLLENQKHLPVEEQLKLLLERLDEVNASKQSVGRSRRAKMIKKEMTALRRKLAHQRETGRDGPERHGPSSRGSLTPHPAACDKDGQTDSAAEESSSQETSKGLGPNMSSTPALEVGRRTSVLFSKKNPKTAGPPKRPGRPPKNRESQMTPSHGGSPVGPPQLPIMGSLRQRKRGRSPRPSSSSDSDSDKSTEDPPMDLPANGFSGGNQPVKKSFLVYRNDCSLPRSSSDSESSSSSSSSAASDRTSTTPSKQGRGKPSFSRGTFPEDSSEDTSGTENEAYSVGAGRGVGHSSKYAHPKPGGLGAWCQGLARPLAADPSPLSHSCEVVRKSLGRGAGWLSEDEDSPLDALDLVWAKCRGYPSYPALIIDPKMPREGMFHHGVPIPVPPLEVLKLGEQMTQEAREHLYLVLFFDNKRTWQWLPRTKLVPLGVNQDLDKEKMLEGRKSNIRKSVQIAYHRALQHRSKVQGEQSSETSDSD; from the exons ATGGGGGTGGACTTTGACGTGAAGACTTTCTGCCACAACTTGCGGGCCACTAAGCCACCCTATGAGTGCCCCGTGGAGACCTGCCGCAAGGTCTACAAGAGTTACAGTGGTATTGAGTACCATCTGTACCACTATGACCATGACAACCCACCGCCCCCACAGCAGACGCCACTCCGAAAGCACAAGAAGAAGGGGCGCCAGTCACGCCCAGCCAACAAGCAGTCGCCCAGCCCCTCAGAGGTATCCCAGTCACCCAGCCGTGAGGTGATGAGTTACGCACAGGCCCAGCGCATGGTGGAAGTGGACTTGCACGGCCGCGTGCACCGCATCAGCATCTTTGACAACCTGGATGTGGTGTCTGAGGATGAGGAGGCCCCCGAGGAGGCCCCTGAGAACGGCAGCAACAAGGAGAACACCGAGACACCGGCCGCTACTCCCAAGTCAAGCAAGCATAAGAACAAAGAGAAACGCAAGGActccaaccatcaccaccaccacaacgcTTCTGCCAGCACCACTCCCAAGCTGCCAGAGGTGGTCTACCGGGAGTTGGAGCAGGACACCCCTGATGCCCCGCCCCGGCCGACTTCCTATTACCG GTATATTGAGAAGTCGGCCGAGGAGCTGGATGAGGAAGTTGAGTACGACATGGATGAGGAGGACTACATCTGGCTAGATATCATGAACGAGCGGCGGAAGACGGAGGGTGTGAGTCCCATTCCGCAGGAGATCTTTGAGTACCTAATGGACCGGCTGGAGAAAGAGTCGTACTTTGAGAGCCACAATAAAGGCGACCCCAATGCGCTCGTAGACGAGGATGCTGTGTGCTGTATCTGCAATGACGGCGAGTGTCAGAACAGCAATGTCATCCTTTTCTGCGACATGTGCAACCTGGCCGTGCACCAGGAGTGCTACGGTGTCCCCTACATCCCTGAGGGCCAGTGGCTGTGCCGCCGCTGCCTGCAGTCACCCTCCCGCGCTGTGGACTGCGCCTTGTGCCCCAACAAAGGTGGTGCCTTCAAGCAGACAGATGATGGGCGCTGGGCCCATGTGGTGTGTGCCCTCTGGATCCCCGAGGTCTGCTTTGCCAACACGGTCTTCCTGGAGCCCATTGACAGCATTGAGCACATCCCGCCTGCACGCTGGAAGCTGACCTGCTACATTTGCAAACAGCGGGGCTCAGGGGCCTGCATCCAGTGCCACAAGGCCAACTGCTACACAGCCTTCCACGTGACGTGTGCCCAACAGGCTGGCCTTTACATGAAGATGGAGCCTGTGCGGGAGACAGGTGCCAATGGCACCTCCTTCAGCGTCCGCAAGACCGCCTACTGCGACATCCACACACCCCCAGGTTCAGCACGCCGCCTGCCTGCCCTGTCTCACAGTGAAGgggaggaggatgaggaggaggaggaagatgagggTAAGAGTTGGAGCTCAGAGAAGGTCAAGAAGGCCAAGGCCAAGTCCCGGATCAAGATGAAGAAGGCTCGGAAGATCCTGGCAGAGAAACGGGCAGCGGCCCCCGTGGTGTCTGTGCCTTGCATTCCACCACACAG GCTCAGTAAAATCACTAACCGCCTGACCATCCAGAGGAAGAGCCAGTTCATGCAGAGGCTGCACAGCTACTGGACGCTGAAGAGGCAGTCGCGGAATGGGGTCCCGCTGCTGCGTCGCCTGCAGACCCACCTGCAATCTCAGAGGAACTGTGACCAAGTCGGG AGAGATTCCGAGGACAAGAACTGGGCCCTCAAAGAACAGCTTAAGTCCTGGCAGCGGCTTCGGCATGACCTGGAGCGAGCACGGCTGCTGGTGGAGCTGATTCGCAAGCGGGAGAAACTCAAAAGGGAGACG ATCAAGGTCCAACAGATCGCCATGGAGATGCAGCTGACCCCCTTCCTCATCCTCCTTCGAAAAACCTTGGAGCAGCTCCAAGAGAAGGACACGGGCAACATCTTCAGCGAGCCGGTCCCTCTGTCTGAG GTACCTGACTACCTCGACCACATCAAAAAGCCTATGGACTTTTTCACCATGAAGCAGAACCTGGAGGCTTACCGCTACCTGAACTTTGATGATTTTGAGGAGGACTTCAACCTCATCGTCAGCAACTGCCTCAAGTATAATGCCAAGGATACCATCTTCTACCGGGCAGCAGTGCGGCTCCGTGAGCAGGGTGGCGCGGTGCTCCGCCAGGCCCGGCGCCAGGCAGAAAAAATGGGCATTGACTTTGAGACGGGCATGCATATCCCCCACAGCCTGACTGGAGACGAGGCCCCACACCACACCGAAGATG CAGAGGAAGAGCGGCTGGTCCTGCTAGAGAACCAGAAGCACCTGCCAGTGGAAGAGCAGCTAAAGTTGCTGCTTGAACGGCTGGATGAGGTGAACGCCAGCAAGCAGAGCGTGGGCCGCTCTCGGCGCGCCAAGATGATCAAGAAAGAGATGACAGCACTGCGGAGGAAGCTTGCCCACCAGCGGGAGACTGGACGGGATGGGCCTGAGCGACACGGCCCTTCCAGCCGGGGCAGCCTGACACCCCACCCAGCGGCCTGTGACAAGGACGGGCAGACAGACAGTGCCGCCGAGGAGAGCAGCAGCCAGGAGACAAGCAAAG gCCTGGGTCCCAACATGTCCTCAACCCCCGCACTTGAGGTGGGCAGGAGAACCTCAGTTCTGTTCTCCAAAAAGAACCCGAAGACAGCTGGACCGCCCAAGAGGCCGGGCCGGCCCCCCAAAAACCGGGAGAGCCAGATGACCCCCAGCCACGGAGGCAGTCCTGTGGGGCCCCCCCAGCTCCCCATCATGGGCTCCCTACGTCAGCGCAAGCGGGGTAGGAGCCCTCGGCCCAGTTCGAGTTCAGACAGCGACAGTGATAAATCCACAGAAGACCCCCCAATGG ACTTACCAGCCAATGGCTTCAGCGGTGGAAACCAGCCAGTAAAGAAGAGTTTCTTGGTGTATCGTAACGACTGCAGCCTTCCTCGGAGCAGCTCAGACTCAGAAtccagcagcagtagcagcagcagtgctgcCTCCGACCGGACCAG CACAACACCTTCAAAACAAGGCCGGGGCAAGCCCTCCTTCTCTCGGGGCACATTCCCAGAGGACAGCAGCGAAGATACCTCAGGCACTGAGAATGAGGCCTACTCCGTGGGCGCTGGCCGCGGCGTGGGCCACAGCAGTAAGTACGCCCACCCAAAGCCAGGGgggctgggagcctggtgtcAGGGCCTTGCCAGACCCCTGGCTGCTGATCCGTCCCCTCTCTCCCATTCCTGTGAAGTTGTAAGGAAGAGTCTGGGCCGGGGAGCTGGCTGGCTATCAGAGGATGAGGACTCCCCCCTGGATGCTCTGGACCTGGTGTGGGCCAAATGCCGAGGGTATCCATCATACCCAGCTCTG ATCATTGATCCAAAGATGCCCCGGGAAGGTATGTTCCACCATGGGGTTCCCATCCCTGTGCCCCCATTGGAGGTGCTAAAACTTGGGGAACAGATGACCCAAGAAGCCCGAGAGCATCTCTACCTCGTCCTCTTCTTTGACAACAAGAGAACCTG GCAGTGGCTGCCCAGGACTAAGCTGGTTCCTCTGGGCGTGAACCAGGACCTTGACAAGGAGAAGATGCTGGAGGGCCGGAAATCTAACATCCGCAAGTCAGTCCAGATAGCCTACCACAGGGCCCTGCAGCACCGCAGCAAGGTGCAGGGCGAGCAGAGCAGCGAGACCAGCGACAGCGACTGA
- the BRPF1 gene encoding peregrin isoform X5 gives MGVDFDVKTFCHNLRATKPPYECPVETCRKVYKSYSGIEYHLYHYDHDNPPPPQQTPLRKHKKKGRQSRPANKQSPSPSEVSQSPSREVMSYAQAQRMVEVDLHGRVHRISIFDNLDVVSEDEEAPEEAPENGSNKENTETPAATPKSSKHKNKEKRKDSNHHHHHNASASTTPKLPEVVYRELEQDTPDAPPRPTSYYRYIEKSAEELDEEVEYDMDEEDYIWLDIMNERRKTEGVSPIPQEIFEYLMDRLEKESYFESHNKGDPNALVDEDAVCCICNDGECQNSNVILFCDMCNLAVHQECYGVPYIPEGQWLCRRCLQSPSRAVDCALCPNKGGAFKQTDDGRWAHVVCALWIPEVCFANTVFLEPIDSIEHIPPARWKLTCYICKQRGSGACIQCHKANCYTAFHVTCAQQAGLYMKMEPVRETGANGTSFSVRKTAYCDIHTPPGSARRLPALSHSEGEEDEEEEEDEGKSWSSEKVKKAKAKSRIKMKKARKILAEKRAAAPVVSVPCIPPHRLSKITNRLTIQRKSQFMQRLHSYWTLKRQSRNGVPLLRRLQTHLQSQRNCDQVGRDSEDKNWALKEQLKSWQRLRHDLERARLLVELIRKREKLKRETIKVQQIAMEMQLTPFLILLRKTLEQLQEKDTGNIFSEPVPLSEVPDYLDHIKKPMDFFTMKQNLEAYRYLNFDDFEEDFNLIVSNCLKYNAKDTIFYRAAVRLREQGGAVLRQARRQAEKMGIDFETGMHIPHSLTGDEAPHHTEDAEEERLVLLENQKHLPVEEQLKLLLERLDEVNASKQSVGRSRRAKMIKKEMTALRRKLAHQRETGRDGPERHGPSSRGSLTPHPAACDKDGQTDSAAEESSSQETSKDLPANGFSGGNQPVKKSFLVYRNDCSLPRSSSDSESSSSSSSSAASDRTSTTPSKQGRGKPSFSRGTFPEDSSEDTSGTENEAYSVGAGRGVGHSIVRKSLGRGAGWLSEDEDSPLDALDLVWAKCRGYPSYPALIIDPKMPREGMFHHGVPIPVPPLEVLKLGEQMTQEAREHLYLVLFFDNKRTWQWLPRTKLVPLGVNQDLDKEKMLEGRKSNIRKSVQIAYHRALQHRSKVQGEQSSETSDSD, from the exons ATGGGGGTGGACTTTGACGTGAAGACTTTCTGCCACAACTTGCGGGCCACTAAGCCACCCTATGAGTGCCCCGTGGAGACCTGCCGCAAGGTCTACAAGAGTTACAGTGGTATTGAGTACCATCTGTACCACTATGACCATGACAACCCACCGCCCCCACAGCAGACGCCACTCCGAAAGCACAAGAAGAAGGGGCGCCAGTCACGCCCAGCCAACAAGCAGTCGCCCAGCCCCTCAGAGGTATCCCAGTCACCCAGCCGTGAGGTGATGAGTTACGCACAGGCCCAGCGCATGGTGGAAGTGGACTTGCACGGCCGCGTGCACCGCATCAGCATCTTTGACAACCTGGATGTGGTGTCTGAGGATGAGGAGGCCCCCGAGGAGGCCCCTGAGAACGGCAGCAACAAGGAGAACACCGAGACACCGGCCGCTACTCCCAAGTCAAGCAAGCATAAGAACAAAGAGAAACGCAAGGActccaaccatcaccaccaccacaacgcTTCTGCCAGCACCACTCCCAAGCTGCCAGAGGTGGTCTACCGGGAGTTGGAGCAGGACACCCCTGATGCCCCGCCCCGGCCGACTTCCTATTACCG GTATATTGAGAAGTCGGCCGAGGAGCTGGATGAGGAAGTTGAGTACGACATGGATGAGGAGGACTACATCTGGCTAGATATCATGAACGAGCGGCGGAAGACGGAGGGTGTGAGTCCCATTCCGCAGGAGATCTTTGAGTACCTAATGGACCGGCTGGAGAAAGAGTCGTACTTTGAGAGCCACAATAAAGGCGACCCCAATGCGCTCGTAGACGAGGATGCTGTGTGCTGTATCTGCAATGACGGCGAGTGTCAGAACAGCAATGTCATCCTTTTCTGCGACATGTGCAACCTGGCCGTGCACCAGGAGTGCTACGGTGTCCCCTACATCCCTGAGGGCCAGTGGCTGTGCCGCCGCTGCCTGCAGTCACCCTCCCGCGCTGTGGACTGCGCCTTGTGCCCCAACAAAGGTGGTGCCTTCAAGCAGACAGATGATGGGCGCTGGGCCCATGTGGTGTGTGCCCTCTGGATCCCCGAGGTCTGCTTTGCCAACACGGTCTTCCTGGAGCCCATTGACAGCATTGAGCACATCCCGCCTGCACGCTGGAAGCTGACCTGCTACATTTGCAAACAGCGGGGCTCAGGGGCCTGCATCCAGTGCCACAAGGCCAACTGCTACACAGCCTTCCACGTGACGTGTGCCCAACAGGCTGGCCTTTACATGAAGATGGAGCCTGTGCGGGAGACAGGTGCCAATGGCACCTCCTTCAGCGTCCGCAAGACCGCCTACTGCGACATCCACACACCCCCAGGTTCAGCACGCCGCCTGCCTGCCCTGTCTCACAGTGAAGgggaggaggatgaggaggaggaggaagatgagggTAAGAGTTGGAGCTCAGAGAAGGTCAAGAAGGCCAAGGCCAAGTCCCGGATCAAGATGAAGAAGGCTCGGAAGATCCTGGCAGAGAAACGGGCAGCGGCCCCCGTGGTGTCTGTGCCTTGCATTCCACCACACAG GCTCAGTAAAATCACTAACCGCCTGACCATCCAGAGGAAGAGCCAGTTCATGCAGAGGCTGCACAGCTACTGGACGCTGAAGAGGCAGTCGCGGAATGGGGTCCCGCTGCTGCGTCGCCTGCAGACCCACCTGCAATCTCAGAGGAACTGTGACCAAGTCGGG AGAGATTCCGAGGACAAGAACTGGGCCCTCAAAGAACAGCTTAAGTCCTGGCAGCGGCTTCGGCATGACCTGGAGCGAGCACGGCTGCTGGTGGAGCTGATTCGCAAGCGGGAGAAACTCAAAAGGGAGACG ATCAAGGTCCAACAGATCGCCATGGAGATGCAGCTGACCCCCTTCCTCATCCTCCTTCGAAAAACCTTGGAGCAGCTCCAAGAGAAGGACACGGGCAACATCTTCAGCGAGCCGGTCCCTCTGTCTGAG GTACCTGACTACCTCGACCACATCAAAAAGCCTATGGACTTTTTCACCATGAAGCAGAACCTGGAGGCTTACCGCTACCTGAACTTTGATGATTTTGAGGAGGACTTCAACCTCATCGTCAGCAACTGCCTCAAGTATAATGCCAAGGATACCATCTTCTACCGGGCAGCAGTGCGGCTCCGTGAGCAGGGTGGCGCGGTGCTCCGCCAGGCCCGGCGCCAGGCAGAAAAAATGGGCATTGACTTTGAGACGGGCATGCATATCCCCCACAGCCTGACTGGAGACGAGGCCCCACACCACACCGAAGATG CAGAGGAAGAGCGGCTGGTCCTGCTAGAGAACCAGAAGCACCTGCCAGTGGAAGAGCAGCTAAAGTTGCTGCTTGAACGGCTGGATGAGGTGAACGCCAGCAAGCAGAGCGTGGGCCGCTCTCGGCGCGCCAAGATGATCAAGAAAGAGATGACAGCACTGCGGAGGAAGCTTGCCCACCAGCGGGAGACTGGACGGGATGGGCCTGAGCGACACGGCCCTTCCAGCCGGGGCAGCCTGACACCCCACCCAGCGGCCTGTGACAAGGACGGGCAGACAGACAGTGCCGCCGAGGAGAGCAGCAGCCAGGAGACAAGCAAAG ACTTACCAGCCAATGGCTTCAGCGGTGGAAACCAGCCAGTAAAGAAGAGTTTCTTGGTGTATCGTAACGACTGCAGCCTTCCTCGGAGCAGCTCAGACTCAGAAtccagcagcagtagcagcagcagtgctgcCTCCGACCGGACCAG CACAACACCTTCAAAACAAGGCCGGGGCAAGCCCTCCTTCTCTCGGGGCACATTCCCAGAGGACAGCAGCGAAGATACCTCAGGCACTGAGAATGAGGCCTACTCCGTGGGCGCTGGCCGCGGCGTGGGCCACAGCA TTGTAAGGAAGAGTCTGGGCCGGGGAGCTGGCTGGCTATCAGAGGATGAGGACTCCCCCCTGGATGCTCTGGACCTGGTGTGGGCCAAATGCCGAGGGTATCCATCATACCCAGCTCTG ATCATTGATCCAAAGATGCCCCGGGAAGGTATGTTCCACCATGGGGTTCCCATCCCTGTGCCCCCATTGGAGGTGCTAAAACTTGGGGAACAGATGACCCAAGAAGCCCGAGAGCATCTCTACCTCGTCCTCTTCTTTGACAACAAGAGAACCTG GCAGTGGCTGCCCAGGACTAAGCTGGTTCCTCTGGGCGTGAACCAGGACCTTGACAAGGAGAAGATGCTGGAGGGCCGGAAATCTAACATCCGCAAGTCAGTCCAGATAGCCTACCACAGGGCCCTGCAGCACCGCAGCAAGGTGCAGGGCGAGCAGAGCAGCGAGACCAGCGACAGCGACTGA